Within Ipomoea triloba cultivar NCNSP0323 chromosome 9, ASM357664v1, the genomic segment GCTTTTATCTGCCTGTTGAACTATCTGTAAATAATACCACGCTTATACGCCAGTAATCTCTTTTCGTATTTGCTTATTTCTCAAATTTCTGCTTGTGGTTGAAGATTGGGGGTTGTGAATtgggtttggattgtgtgataaTGGATGCCTTCTGATGGGTTTTGcataaagtttgaatctttgttGTGGGGAGAGCTTTGCTTCTTACAGGAATACCTTTTGTGTGTCTGTGAGGGTTTAATCCTAGAATTGGCCTAAATTCTGAATAATCTGTTGAGCAATAGAAAAATCAGCCAAGTTGGTTGGTTTTTGCTTGTTGTATTTTAGTTGAAGCAAGGGATTCAAACAATTGAGTGTTTCCTAGCATAAATTAGGTCTATAAAGCTCAAAGATTTGGGTGTTGTGAGCATTCTGTGAAGATGGTGGAATCAATTGCTGCTACATCTCTTTTGAGGCACCTTCCAGTTTATGGAGGGTTTAAATGCAAGGATGGTCCAAACAGAAGGAGGACATTTAATGTATGCCGCCTGCCATCTTCGGGGTTTCTTGGTCGAAAACTTGTCTGCAGGGAGAGGTTACAGACTGATAGGAGGGTGGTTTTGTCGGTGAGAAGTCAGGCGATGGGGGTGGCAAAAGAGGCGTATTCGTTTCAGGAGAAGGAGCAAACGCCTCTGGATAATGGGTACTGGATTGAGACAGATGTGGATCGGAAGCCTGGGATATGGCCACCAGAGAATAGGGCTGATAACCCAGCCCTTCATAATCCATTGCTTCGGCAGGAGAGAATGGGTTGCGGATGGTTAGCTGCTATATTTGAATGGGAAGGTGTGCTAATAGAAGATAATCCTGATATCGAGAAGCAAGCCTGGTTGGCTCTTTCCGAGGAAGAGGGAAAATCACCTCCACCCGCTTTTATTCTCAGGAGAATTGGAGGAATGAAGAATGAGCAGGCAATATCAGAAGTTCTTTGCTGGTCAAGGGATCCAGTCCAGGTGAAGAGAATGGCATCTCGGAAGGAGGAAATTTACCAAGCTTTCCAAGGCGGGATCTATAGTTTCCGATCAGGTTCCCAGGAGTTTGTGAATATCCTGATGCAATACAAGATACCAATGGCTTTGGTCTCAACACGCCCAAGGAAGGCTATCGAAAACGCAATCGACTCAATTGGAATTGGAGAAATCTTTAATGTCATCGTAGCTGCAGAGGATGTTCACAGGGGAAAGCCCGATCCTGAGATGTTCATCTATGCAGCACAGCTTCTTCAATACATACCCGAGAGGTGCATCGTGTTCGGGAACTCAAACCAAACAGTAGAGGCAGCACATGACGCACTGATGAAATGCGTAGCCGTTGCTAGCAAGCACCCAATGTACGAGCTCAGTGCTGCTGACTTGGTTGTTAAGCACCTCGATGAGCTCTCGGTGGTTGATCTAAAGAACCTCGCGGACATCGAGTCAACTGAATTTGGTTCGGCTGAACCACAGCTGGAGATGGAGGAAGAAGACGACCTGTATCCATCTTCAACCGTGGCCATCGATGACTTCTGGTAATAGTCTCCTTTGTACAGCATGTTATGTTTAATCTAATTGAATAGGGAGATAGATTAAAAGGCTACACTGAATATCAAGAAAACTATATGAAAGAAGGTAATGTATATTGGCCTGTATGTACtatgtgtattatataaacATTTGCTACTTTCAAATTCTAGTATTTGCTCCAAGTTTCTAAGATCAATATGATTTATGAAGTTCAAAGTGAATGTCTTCAATCTTCATTGTTCCATTGTTGTTATGCATTTGTCATTGTATTGTGGGTATTATCATCCATGCTCTCATTATGAAAGAAGTTGGGTGCACTATCCCTTTGATTTACGGGAAAGCTTGCAGTTTTCATTATTTCTATGATTTACCCAAACTGTGAATCGGCATTGAAActtaaattttttcataaagTTTCGATTTTGATTCTACCTATTCTCAAACCGTGAATTGGCATTGAAaccttaacttttttccatgaAGTTTCAATTTTAATTCAACCTATTCTCAAATCGTGAATTGTAGATTAGGAATCAGAACTGAACTGTGATCACTTGTAAAATTAAGGGTGTAATTGAGTGGACTTGGTCTGAGCACTACAAGTTTGAAGCTCTAGTTCGAACTTGGAAGTGTTTGGACTTGGTTATGTTTTGAAAGTTCAACTGTTACAAGTTTGAAGTGATTGGACGCCTATTTTATTGAAAGTTCAACtattagaataatttttttggattttatatatatatatatatatatatatttagatgaTGTTGTAATTTTATAACTATATTATCTTAAAAATGCATCACATTACCTTAGAAGGGGTGGGACAAGTAAAACATAATTGTTATATTTGTTGGTCATGAGTTCAATTCTTGTAAATATTTTCTCCGTCAAATTCGCCACACAATCTTTCTAGTGTGATTTACCacacaagaataaaatttacTTAATATTCGACAATGGATAGTGCCATAATGTTAGGtcatataacttgaaccaaacaccttTTTAAGGCATAATCAACTTTCGTCTAAGAGGATACATAAGAAATATTGTatagcaaattataccatggaacagggtctactttgcattgtagacccgggttcaaaaataacatttttttaaaggtaaacgtagctattccattaatttaaaacataaaacgtttacatcaacgataaatgaaatggtaaaccattccttacagtcagatatagaaacaacttttctaactatactatagaaaacttgaatcgcagactgtttcataactagcaAACTATGTTCCTTctgggagcttaaagcttcaccaaagatctgggtcttcgttatcatttttttttgctcgcccaggataagatcaacacttgccaaaaccaaactaaacgatttatactaatgaaaatgaaaatctcgtaaaagtaacgagaggaaaaatgctcatGAAAATAACGAGagaaaaacacaataatagaaaaaataaaaagtgggtaaagtcaaagtagcgttgggagttcaagactaccaacctaaatacctacctactattattttattcaaagggcaaaaaaaacagaagaaggattctgtggcggtggtcggaggcggacggagctgcgacggtggtcggggcggaagaagagcgagagcaaatgtagaaggtgaccaaaaccaccgactcaaagctccattagagctccggccagAGGCTGGCGGTAGAaaccgaagttgagcagcagagaaaggcgtttggttttagagagaaaagggaggcagcatttAGATTTTGTATTTGTAATTGACAGATTTTGTATTTGCAGTTGACAATTTCTgtatttgtaagttgtaactatcatattatatgtcaatagttatcaaattatttatttacatgtacaaaaattattagctgtaaatacaaaatttttgtatcagaattcacaatgtaatataaAATCTAACGTAtattgtataacaattgatattttaccattcaaataaatttaatttgggtTGTGTTAGGGAAACTTAGCACATCCCAGAATTTTGTTCTACTGTCGGGCCTATTAATTGGGCTGATTAGTAAGAACACCATCTTTAATGGATCCGTCAAAAGCCGACAAATCctaatcattattgcatggaccatggtctacacagctgtgtggaccaaaaataaaaagtacattatttttgtactgtaggtatattattctgtactgtaggtacattatttgacagtatatataaaataatgtaccttcaatacaaaaataatatatcctaaaataatgtactttttatttttggtccacacaactgtgtgaaccatgatccatgcaataatgattgacaaATCCTCAATCCAATCGTTATACAGAGGATCATGGTCTACACAGTtatgtgaaccatgatccaaTATGACGTCGTTTCTTTCaattaaaatgaataattttcacTACCATGAAATCATGAATCAAGGTTTATCCCGTTACAGATATGTATATTGACGAATGAatctgtagtataattaaaatgatactttagtgatGTCATAATAAACTTATTTTGtgcataaaataaaactgaatagcATAACTCatacataatgtacattgtCAAATGAACTCCTAggataattaaaatgatactttagtgttgctatatataatgaacatattgtatgtataaaatgaaattgaatagcaTAGCTCATACAAATATGTACGTTGTTAAATGAACATGTAGTGAAATTAAAATGGTACTTTAATTGGGTCTCCCCCTCCCAttaatgtaaataaattgatactttagtgttgctataataaacctattgtgtgtataaaatgacaCTGGATAGCAAAGAcataaagtataattaaaatgatactttagcgttattataatgaaactagtgtgtctgaaaaataaaagtaaaaaacatAGTCCATACAACAGTAACGAACTAGAAAAACGGTAACAGGTTCTtgtttctaaaattaaaatcaaataacgTTGCTTTTACTTCATGGTCCACATTGCTACATGGATGATGGACCATTGTTCGTAGTAAAATTTTGCTCTACTCATGCCTTGAAGATTAATGGAGAAGATAAATTGTGGGATGTGTCTCAACTAAACTACAAGACCCAAAAACATAAAGCTTATAGACTTGCTTTGGGTTAGTTGGTCGGTTGAGTTGTGCTCGAAACttaaccaataaataataaatatgatggTAAGATGAGATACAATGAATACATAGGCCTTGTTTGACAATTAGTGGTTAGCGGATAGCGGATAGTGGATTGTGTCTGATATTGACCAACAGATTGCATTAGTGGTTTGTAAAgaaatatttagtaaaattaattgtttactatcccggttaacatgtaaaaagaCCTATAAGGACATTCatacacaacaacaacaataattacaataacaacaacaacaacataaagACAAAGGAAGCGATTCCCTTTGTAAATGATTCAAAATCGAAAAGGTAAGGAAAGAGGAGCTCAACGACCCTTTTCCAAATATTAATTGCCCATCCGAGATTCCATATTGGATGGGCAACACAATTGGAGACTAAGGCTCCTTTCTAAAATGcaattagaattttattttttaaatattatagtttCAAGAGCGAtagtttagaaaaaaatatatattttgttgcgTTTGAAATTTCAGCGATTTGAAGTATATCCTCTGCTCTAAAATACTATTTATCAAATAAGTCTTTTAACGTTTTGACtaaatcaaaatgttaaaagtactaaaatattgataaatttCATTTATCAAACAAGCTCATAATATATCGACTATTttgtttcaaacaaaaaaataagaagaagataATTTTAGAAGCAGCCATTGATTAGCACCGTTCCTTTT encodes:
- the LOC116029991 gene encoding 5-amino-6-(5-phospho-D-ribitylamino)uracil phosphatase, chloroplastic produces the protein MVESIAATSLLRHLPVYGGFKCKDGPNRRRTFNVCRLPSSGFLGRKLVCRERLQTDRRVVLSVRSQAMGVAKEAYSFQEKEQTPLDNGYWIETDVDRKPGIWPPENRADNPALHNPLLRQERMGCGWLAAIFEWEGVLIEDNPDIEKQAWLALSEEEGKSPPPAFILRRIGGMKNEQAISEVLCWSRDPVQVKRMASRKEEIYQAFQGGIYSFRSGSQEFVNILMQYKIPMALVSTRPRKAIENAIDSIGIGEIFNVIVAAEDVHRGKPDPEMFIYAAQLLQYIPERCIVFGNSNQTVEAAHDALMKCVAVASKHPMYELSAADLVVKHLDELSVVDLKNLADIESTEFGSAEPQLEMEEEDDLYPSSTVAIDDFW